ACATCAGGTAGGACATAAGTGCTACTGGATTAAACGTATTGATAGATACCACAGATAAAGTGTCTGAACTgaagcaaattatttttgttcaCCAGTTCTTCTAGTGACGAGAGTACTGTGCTACCAATTCACCTCTAAAACTTAAGCTATGTCAGATAATGCTCACCAATGCATCGCCATCTTATCATGAAACCTAAGACCAGGCCCTTTTTGTCTTTTGATCTTGCTGTAACCCGTTACTGCTCTCTTGGCCAGTACGTACCATGGAGTAAAAGCAGATGTGATCTATCGCTGTGAGACCTGCCAGCAAACCTTTGCTAACCGCAGCAATCTGAAGATCCACGAAAAGCACGTTCACAGTAATGAGAGGCTTTTTGTTTGCGACTGCTGCGCAAAAGCCTTCAAACGAAAGAAGGATGTTGTCCGCCATCAAAGACAGGTGGGGATGAATTAAATTCCACACACTTTCCTATACATTATTTCCTTGATCAAATACATgcaatattatataaatatgcaATAATAAAAACCTCTAAAGAGTCGCATTTATCTGCATGTTCCCCCCCTGATTTGATCATTTCTGTCGTGCATCCCCGCTGCTTCTCAGGTACATGAACGTAACAGTCTGCGACATGTCTGCCCTGACTGTGGAAAGGCACTCAGCTCCAAAACTGCCCTGCTGTTGCATGAGAGGACACACACCGGCGCAAAGCCTTTTGAGTGCACCGACTGCGCGGCCAGATTTACCCAGAACTCCGCCCTCAAGATGCACCGCAGGTACGGAGCTCCCCGACGATGGCTAGTCAAAAGGATAACGAATTGGAAATGGGAGGTTTGTAGATGCtaaaggcaggcaggcaggattGCTACTGAAAGGTGACCGGTTTTAATCCCGGGTCAGCGAGGGAGGATGTAAGTTGAGCAAGTCATTCTTGCTTCTCTTTGACAAATACCTTTTGACTTTGGCGGAGAAATTGCGGTCCGATGTTTCCGTCTGTTTGTTCAATCAGCAATTGTGAACATAAACACTAATGGCTAGAAAAAGCTGGGAGCCAGAGAGTAATAACGACCTAAAAATGAGAGGGGTGGATGTTCATTTAGACATGCTAATAacgtgagagaaaaaaaagaaaccgatGATGgctaaacttgtttgttttactatttaaaggactcacacaggagagaagccatttGCATGTGACGAGTGTGATGCCCGGTTCACTCAGAAGCACATGTTGTCCTATCACAAGCGATCACACACAGGTAAGAGGGATATTCTTTCAAAACGGTTTGGATTTCTGCATTGTCATCTTTAACCCCGTCTCTGTGAAAGAAAGCGTATAAAGTAGGCCTTTTTAAGCCAATGAAGACAAGGCTATCTGCACACACCAGACCAAAAGTGAAACGACTGTTCTTTTCTTCTCCTGTTAGGAGAGAAGCCTTTCATGTGTGAGGCCTGTGGGAAAAGCTTTGCATCTAAAGAATACCTGAGACACCACTCAAACATCCACACGGGGTCCAAGCCATACAAGTGCGAAGAGTGTGGTCGAGGCTTCGCTCAGAGGAATTCCCTCCACCAGCATTTAAAGATACACACGGGTAATTGTATAAATCTTGTATTTGTTGTTGTGAATTTGGAGGAGGCGTGATCTCCTTTTACAGATTCCTTAGAGGCGTGATCTCCTTTTACAGATTCCTTACTGTTTACACACTGTGTTTCCTGGCGTATGTTTGTTCCCTCCCTTCCGTTGATTGTTAGGTGAGCGTCCGTACAGCTGTAAAGACTGTGACAAGCAGTTCACCCAGCTCAATGCCCTCCAGAGGCACCAGCGtattcacacaggagagaagccctACATGTGTGGTCTTTGTAGTCGCACCTTCACAGACAAGTCCACCCTTCGCAGGCACACTATGGTGAGCAGTGCTTTCCTTACCGCAGTGAAAAGTTACTGTCAGATAGGGTCATTTCATCTGTATGGGCACagtgttgattcaacttttaCTGTGGCAAGATTGAAGTTCACCATGGTCAAAAAGGGGGTATTGTTAAGGGCATTGGGCTTTTGTACGATGACTACTTTAACTTTGAATTATTCAGACTGCAGTGAAATTAACAAGCTCTTTTAACATTTCAGATTCATGACTCCAATGCTCCCTGGAAGACCTACCTGGTAGTGCTGGAGGGAAATATGGAGGATAAGAAAACCAGAACTCCCACTaagggaaagacagaaaaagcagGAGCAAAGGAGAAAAAGAGCACCGCTAGAAAAAGTGGTGGTACTGGTACTGGTACTGGTACTGGTGGCGGTCATGATAAAACCCTCACTGACTCCTTTGTGGTGCCGTCTGAGCCCATCACTCTCCCACCTGAATGGACCAGTCACGGGGCCATCACTCTGGTCAACCACGGCGCCCTCGGCGGGATCACTGTCATTCACACCGAGATGCCCTCTGGGACCCAGATCCAGCCCATCGTAACCACTGAAAGCACAGGGGCCAGCATCATTTCCTTAGATGGATCAGCCATCCCTGTCCCCTTCTCCATACCAGTGTCCGCAGCTCACAGTATCCCCTTGTACTCTGAAGCTtcctccacctgtctgtctacacCCACTCTCTCAGTTCCTGTTTCTGATGGCACATTGGCCTCAGTCTCAGAGGTCCCAAATGTTTCTACGTCATCTGTCCTGGAAGCTGCCGCCTCACAGACCATTTTGGCTCCACTTTCAGAGACTAAGGCCACTTGTGAGACAGAGATTTTGCAGCCTGATATTCAAACTGTGATTGTCGGTGAGGATGCTTGTGAAAGAAAACCA
This genomic window from Perca flavescens isolate YP-PL-M2 chromosome 18, PFLA_1.0, whole genome shotgun sequence contains:
- the gzf1 gene encoding GDNF-inducible zinc finger protein 1 isoform X1; protein product: MTQEQQLYLAIQTLNTTMNEGLIPYQPPRHRMSQHKLMMGVKVVQLTSKSHHENILASLHQLMLQGQLSDVTVQVDYQGEVQEFQAHQLMLAASSGYFKKILLSPDATRDKVLLSSMHSNHFSKFLEFVYTGKVEVVRDKIGDVQAAAQLLDCEDLSAVCGEAMSAGILQKPTRKTSASTVVDNLHGAKKEKRTKGKNQPKSLLLKRPRSPQSSEKEVISKRLKVKNAEKDGKRLGRTLKLRLAGHKVLRRHLNTKRGANPNNENKVANEDTEENEDRTEAKAQAEKMDESSLGMPASDAGDWKCGEDVPSSDPEGSLLLSLEEEEEEEEEEGGESKGTLKRTSKAQFQCNKCQRTFHYERSYLKHISTYHGVKADVIYRCETCQQTFANRSNLKIHEKHVHSNERLFVCDCCAKAFKRKKDVVRHQRQVHERNSLRHVCPDCGKALSSKTALLLHERTHTGAKPFECTDCAARFTQNSALKMHRRTHTGEKPFACDECDARFTQKHMLSYHKRSHTGEKPFMCEACGKSFASKEYLRHHSNIHTGSKPYKCEECGRGFAQRNSLHQHLKIHTGERPYSCKDCDKQFTQLNALQRHQRIHTGEKPYMCGLCSRTFTDKSTLRRHTMIHDSNAPWKTYLVVLEGNMEDKKTRTPTKGKTEKAGAKEKKSTARKSGGTGTGTGTGGGHDKTLTDSFVVPSEPITLPPEWTSHGAITLVNHGALGGITVIHTEMPSGTQIQPIVTTESTGASIISLDGSAIPVPFSIPVSAAHSIPLYSEASSTCLSTPTLSVPVSDGTLASVSEVPNVSTSSVLEAAASQTILAPLSETKATCETEILQPDIQTVIVGEDACERKPKGAVPSDGEQGAADKPLGEPKGAPAQDAV
- the gzf1 gene encoding GDNF-inducible zinc finger protein 1 isoform X2, producing MMGVKVVQLTSKSHHENILASLHQLMLQGQLSDVTVQVDYQGEVQEFQAHQLMLAASSGYFKKILLSPDATRDKVLLSSMHSNHFSKFLEFVYTGKVEVVRDKIGDVQAAAQLLDCEDLSAVCGEAMSAGILQKPTRKTSASTVVDNLHGAKKEKRTKGKNQPKSLLLKRPRSPQSSEKEVISKRLKVKNAEKDGKRLGRTLKLRLAGHKVLRRHLNTKRGANPNNENKVANEDTEENEDRTEAKAQAEKMDESSLGMPASDAGDWKCGEDVPSSDPEGSLLLSLEEEEEEEEEEGGESKGTLKRTSKAQFQCNKCQRTFHYERSYLKHISTYHGVKADVIYRCETCQQTFANRSNLKIHEKHVHSNERLFVCDCCAKAFKRKKDVVRHQRQVHERNSLRHVCPDCGKALSSKTALLLHERTHTGAKPFECTDCAARFTQNSALKMHRRTHTGEKPFACDECDARFTQKHMLSYHKRSHTGEKPFMCEACGKSFASKEYLRHHSNIHTGSKPYKCEECGRGFAQRNSLHQHLKIHTGERPYSCKDCDKQFTQLNALQRHQRIHTGEKPYMCGLCSRTFTDKSTLRRHTMIHDSNAPWKTYLVVLEGNMEDKKTRTPTKGKTEKAGAKEKKSTARKSGGTGTGTGTGGGHDKTLTDSFVVPSEPITLPPEWTSHGAITLVNHGALGGITVIHTEMPSGTQIQPIVTTESTGASIISLDGSAIPVPFSIPVSAAHSIPLYSEASSTCLSTPTLSVPVSDGTLASVSEVPNVSTSSVLEAAASQTILAPLSETKATCETEILQPDIQTVIVGEDACERKPKGAVPSDGEQGAADKPLGEPKGAPAQDAV